One window from the genome of Candidatus Buchananbacteria bacterium CG10_big_fil_rev_8_21_14_0_10_42_9 encodes:
- a CDS encoding transposase, which translates to MPNWDNQQTKNLLRAILALKNVNEAKRFFRDLLTENELIEFANRWQAAQMLEQNVPYSTIEKKTGLSSTTVARVSQWLNKGMGGYKLILKRLKLNHHHNQSHSFESGLW; encoded by the coding sequence ATGCCAAATTGGGACAATCAACAAACTAAAAATTTATTGCGCGCTATCCTGGCTTTAAAAAACGTTAACGAAGCCAAACGGTTTTTTCGTGATCTTCTAACGGAAAACGAACTTATTGAGTTTGCCAATCGCTGGCAAGCGGCGCAAATGCTGGAACAAAACGTGCCGTATTCCACAATTGAGAAAAAAACTGGATTAAGCTCAACTACAGTCGCGCGTGTTTCGCAGTGGTTAAATAAAGGCATGGGCGGTTATAAATTAATACTGAAACGTTTAAAATTAAACCATCATCACAACCAATCTCACTCTTTCGAGAGCGGCTTGTGGTGA